The Alteribacter populi genomic sequence AGTATTGACCAAACGGCAAAAGTAGCGAGTAAATATGCTGATGAAGTTTTTCGCTTTCATTTGAATCAAGGAAAAGCTGCAGCTGCAATTACTGGATTAAGACAAGCGCGTGGTGAATACGTAATGCTTCTTGATGCGGATTTACGATCGACGGCAAAAGAAGCAAGTAAGCTGCTCTCCCCCCTTCTGAAAAAAGAAGCAGATGTCACAATTGCTGAATTTCCTATTACTTTAAATGGAAAAGGCCTTGGTTTTATGAAGAGAAGAGCACAGCAAGTCCTTTTCCGACAATTTTATGTAAAGCTTTTTAGTCCATTATCTGGTCAGAGAGCCTTTCACCGGAAATGGGTTAACTATCTTTCAGAAGACGTTAGAGATAGTCGCTTCGGTTTTGAAATGGCATGTAATTTCGACTTTTTAAGCCGTGGGGCTGTTATTAAAGAAGTTCCTACTTTTATGGAGCACCATGCTTATGGAAAAACGATTCACGGCTTTTTACACCGATCGAAACAATGGTATGAAATGGAGCGTTTTTTATGGCAGCGTACCTCTGGAAACCTTTATTAATTGCAATATTATACACTGTTACATCACATTTTTTTCATAAATGGCGGTGGACGGTGAAAAATTTCAATAATAAATCCGTGCCGTATAACTTTGGAGTGGTTCTTTTTTTCTGGATTACCCTTGACTATGTTCGCCCAACTGCAATTGAGCTTCAAGCGGTTGATTATTGGTTTTTGTTGAGCATTTGGTTAATTGGGTGGATGGATGACCAATTCGGTACTTCATTTCCTAAAGGAATAACAGGACATTTCCGTTATTGCTTCAATGAAAGAAAAATGACCACTGGTTTCATAAAAGCTTTTGGTGGAGTGATTCTTTCCTTTCTATATTTACTTCTTCTATTAAAAAGTGGGGAAATTTCATTTTCTGAAGCGACTATACTTTCCTCATTGTTAATTTTACTTCCCCATGTACTTAATTTACTTGATACTAGACCGCTGCGCGTAATGAAGGTGGGAGCGCTTATTTATTTCGTTATCCTCTTTCAGTTACAGGGTGGTTTGCTTGTCGTTCCGGGTTTACTGATTTTATTTCTTTTGTGGTTTAAAGAAGAAGTCAGAGAGCGAACGATGCTAGGAGATAATGGTGCTATGGTATTCGGGGCATATTTAGCCGTACTAGCTCGATATCTTGATGGAAATAGTATCGTCATTACCTTAGTAACCATTTGTGTTTTGTTAACAATCCTTGCAGAAAAATACTCAATCAGTCGAATTGTCGCAAAAACAAAGCTCCTTAGAGCAATTGATCTCTTTGGACAAAGAAAAGAAACCTAGAGGCAATAAGCGAAGAAGATGCAAAACTAAAAGCCCGCTATGAGCGTTTTCATAACGGGAGAGCAGCAAGTGAGGCCATTGCTTATTTATGGTTAAGCTTTGAAAGTTTTCAAGTTTTTCGTCATACCTGTTTCTTCTCTTTTAGTTGAAAACGAGGAGCAACTTTTTTGTTTTTCCGGTCTCGGTGTAAAATAAACCCCCCGATAAACCATACCCCTAAGATTAGAGCTAATAAGCCGATAAAAAATTGGAGTAGTAAAGACGGATAGGGAATATTTAAGATTTGGAACACTGTGTCGCGCATAAGTTTAATTCCGTAACCGGCAATAAAACCGGGAATAAGGAGGACGAGGAGTGCTAAAAATCGTTGAAGTGTCATAAGCAAATTCCTTTCTATGAATTCTCTTCTATTTTATCTGAATAAAAGAATGTCTGCAAATCCTAATTAGTATGCCCTCTGTAAACGTACTAGGCTCATTTAGTAAAGATTTGTTTATTAAAGCAAGCCCGAATAAACGCTCAAAAAGCAACAAACTTTACGAAAACAGCTATGTACTATGAAAAATCTTGCATACACGATACAATAAAGGTAACATCGAGAATTAACAGGGGGGAGAGAAGAGTGATGGTCAAAAAAATTCTTCTAATTGGAGGCGGAACAGGAGGAGCGGCATTATTTGATGTCCTTCACCGAACCGCTCATACACAAGTGGAAGGGGTTGTAGATTTAAACATAAAGAGCCCTGGTTGTTTAAAAGCAAAGCGCGCTCATATTCCTGTTTTTACACAGTGGCAGAAAGCGTTAAGTCAGCTCAGTGGCATTGACACAGTCATTGAAGTAACGGGTGATCCGGCTTTATATGAAAATTTGCGAAATGAATTGTCGGCAAAACCGATTACGCTCATACCTAGTTCAGTCGCATCCATTCTTTTTTACTTGATCGAAGAAAAAGAAGAACTTTTGAATGAGAAAACAAAGCACTTCTCTAAATTAGAGTTGATACTAAACTCAACTCATGATGGAATGATTGCAATTGATGATGAGGAAAGAATCACGCTGATTAATAAGCGTGCTGAAGAAATAGCAGGATTAAAAAAAGAAGACACCATTGGAAAGGCAATTCATAGTGTGCTTCCTTCTAGTAAATTACCACGTATTTTAAAAACAGGGAGGGTTGAAAGAAATCAACGCCAAGCGATTTACCAAGGGAGGGCGATTATTACCACTCGCTTACCGATGAAGGTGGGAAACCACACAATCGGGGCTCTTGCTGTGTTCAAAGATATTACTGAAATCGAGCAAATGGCTGAGGAAGTAACAAACTTAAAGAGTGTTCAAACGATGCTAGAAGCTATTATCCATTCGTCTGATGATGCGATCAGTGTAGTCGATGAAGAAGGAAAGGGGTTAATTATTAACCCTGCCTATACGAGACTTACAGGTCTTACGCCGGAGGAAGTACTTAATAAACCCGCGACAACAGACATTTCTGAAGGAGAGAGTATGCACCTTCAAGTGATAAAAACGCGTAAACCTGTACGCGGAACGAGACTTAAAGTGGGTCCTAAGCGAAAAGATGTCATTGTAAACGTAGCACCAGTTATTGTAGATGGAACGTTAAAAGGGAGTATTGGCATCATTCATGATGTATCGGAATTAGAAACGTTAAATACAGAATTAGAACGAGCTAAACAGATCATCAGAACATTAGAAGCGAAATATACGTTTGAAGATATTATTGGCGATTCCGAGGAATTTAACATTGCAATAGAACAGGCGAAAATGGCTGCTACAACCCCTGCTACTATTTTACTTCGAGGTGAATCGGGTACGGGTAAGGAATTGTTTGCCCATGCTATACATAATGGAAGCGATCGCAAATATAACAAGTTTGTAAGAGTCAACTGTGCTGCCATATCTGAAAGTTTGCTTGAAAGTGAACTTTTCGGGTATGAAGAGGGCGCATTTTCTGGTGCTAAACGTGGAGGGAAAAAAGGATTATTTGAAGAAGCGCACGGAGGGACTATTTTTCTAGATGAAATCGGAGAATTAAAGAGCGAAACACAAGCTAAACTCCTTCGGGTATTGCAAGAAAAAGAAGTGGTTCGGGTGGGAAGTACGAAGACGATTGACATTGATGTACGAGTGGTCGCGGCAACGAATGTGAACCTCGAGCAAAAAATGAATGAAAAAGAATTTCGGAGTGACTTGTACTACCGTCTCAATCGAATGCCTATTCAAATCCCACCATTACGTGCAAGAAAAGAGGATATACCAAATATTTGCCAGCATTTATTAACAAAGTTGAATCAAGATTATGGGAGAAACGTCGAAGGTTTGACTGAAAGTGGACTTAACCATTTAATGAATTATAATTGGCCAGGTAACGTCAGGGAGTTAGAAAATATATTAGGGAGAGCAATGATTCATATGCATTATTCACAAATATTGATTGATACTACCCATTTGCCTCCATTAGCAATGGAAAAATCGAGCACTTCTAAACAGGCGGAGGAAAAGTTAGGTGAAGAAAGTATAGGAAGCCTTCAGGAGCAAATGGAAGAAAAGGAAAAAGAAATTATTAAACGGACATTAAAAGCTTTTAGTAATAATAAAACGAAAACGGCAGAAGCCTTACAGTTATCAATACGTAATTTATATTACAAAATGGACAAGCTAAATCTAAAGGTAATAAAGGACAGTGAATAATATTGCTTGCAAAATATTGCGTACAATGCAATATTTTGCACTTTGTGCTTGGTTGCTTTTGATATGAAATTCTTTATCTGAAAGCGTTTTCCGTTTTTGGTGAAGTTGGCATCATTTTTGCATTAATATTAACGTGGAAGATCGGCATCATGAAAGGTAGGGTGAAATATGACGTTTGAAGACCTATTGCAACGGATTAAGGCGAACAATAGCAATAAGAAAAAAATAGCCATTGCCCATGCAATTGACGAGAGTCTCTTCTTAGCAGCTAAAAGAGCATTAGAAGCAGAGGTTGCCTCATTTGTTTTTGTTGGGCCAAAAGAGACGATGGTGAAATTGGCGGAAGCAGCAAACATCGCCAATAATGATGGTGTGACTTTTGTTGATTCGAGTAATGAAAAAGAGTCAGCCTCCAGCGCAACTTCACTAGTCAATAATGGTGAAGCTGATGTTTTGATGAAAGGTATGGTGGGGACATCAACTTTATTAAAGGCTGTTTTAAATAAAGAGAATGGATTGAGAAGTGGGAAGGTACTTTCTCACGTAGCAGCATTTGATCTACCAGAGCGAGATTCTTTATTATTACTCACGGATGCAGCAATGAACATTGCTCCTGATTTAAAAGAGAAGCTTGACATCGCTTCAAATGCCGTTGATGTAGCTCATCGCATCGGTATGGAGCAACCAAAAGTAGCTGCATTGGCAGCAGTAGAAACGGTTAACCCAGCAATGCAAGCGACGCTAGATGCTGCTGCACTTACGCAAATGAATCAACGAGGTCAACTTAAAGGATGCATTATGGATGGCCCTTTAGCGTTTGATATTTCGGTATCACCCGAAGCTGCGGCTCAGAAAAAAATAAATTCGGAAGTTGCAGGTCAAGCAGATCTTTTACTCGTCCCTTCAATTGAAACGGGAAATGCCATTTATAAGTCACTCACGATTTTTGGAAAAGCGAATGTGGGTGGCATCATTGCAGGAGCGAAAGCCCCGATTGTCCTGACAAGTAGAGCTGACTCAATTGAAAGTAAATTATTTTCTATGACGTTGGCTGTAGGTGCTGCACTTTAGGACTTTGTGATAGATCCAAAGCAAAAATGTGATGGGCAACCACGATAAATGCCCGTAAATTAGAGGAGGAATAATTAGATGGAAATCTTTAAGTACATGGAAAGTTATGACTATGAACAAGTGGTAGTATGTCAAGATCAACAATCGGGCTTAAAAGCGATCATCGCTATTCATGACACAACTCTTGGACCTGCTTTAGGTGGTACACGGATGTGGACATACGATAACGAATCAGCAGCATTTGAAGATGCGTTGCGATTGTCAAAAGGAATGACGTACAAAAATGCAGCGGCAGGGTTAAACCTTGGTGGAGGTAAGACAGTTATTATTGGCGATCCGCGCAAAGATAAAAATGAAGCAATGTTTCGTGCATTTGGTCGATATATCCAAGGGCTAAATGGTCGTTACATCACAGCTGAGGATGTAGGCACAACCGTTGACGATATGGATTTAGTCTATCAAGAGACAGATTATGTAACTGGTATTTCTCCTGCATTCGGTTCTTCTGGCAACCCTTCCCCGGTAACAGCTTATGGTGTTTATGTCGGGATGAAGGCAGCAGCAAAAGAAGCGTTTGGATCAGATTCATTACAAGGTAAGCGTGTTGCTGTTCAAGGGATTGGAAATGTTGCATTCAACCTTTGCCGTCACCTGCATAAAGAAGGTGCGAAGCTAATTGTAACGGACATTAATGAAGATGCCGTAGCGAAAGCTGTGACAGAATTCGGTGCAGAAGCGGTCAATATTGATGATATCTATAGTGTCGATTGTGATATCTATGCCCCATGTGCACTAGGTGCTACGATCAATGATGAAACGTTATCACAATTAAACGCAAAGGTCATTGCTGGTGCGGCGAATAACCAATTAAAAGAAACAAGACATGGTGAAGCTTTAGAAGAAAAAGGCATGATTTATGCTCCAGATTACGTGATTAACTCCGGCGGGGTAATCAATGTAGCAGATGAATTAAACGGGTATAACCGTGACCGAGCAATGAAAAAAGTAGAGACGATTTACGATAACATCTCGAAGATTTTTGAGATTGCCAAACGCGATAATATTCCATCTTACGTAGCTGCTGATCGAATGGCTGAAGAACGTATTGAAACGATGCGTCGTTCTCGTAAGCAGTTCTTGCAAAATGACATGAATATTATGAGTCGAGGAAAAAGGTAAGGATAACCGTATAATAACGGTAACCTTGATACATGATGGAGGTAAACGAAGTGGAACATAAAGAACATCGTATTTTAGCTATCAACCCAGGATCAACATCAACGAAAATTGGTATTTTTGACAATGAACGCTCGATTCTAGAAGAAACAATCCGTCATGATCGAGATACATTGTCAGACTATGATTCCATTATCGACCAGTACCCATTTCGAAAGCAGATGATTCTTGAAACATTAGATAATCAAGGAATCAACCTTTCTAAATTGTCTGCTGTCGTCGGCAGAGGGGGGCTTCTTCGTCCAATCGAAGGCGGCACTTATGAAGTGAATGAATTAATGCTTCAAGATTTGAGAGACGGATATTCAGGTCAACATGCTTCAAACCTTGGAGGAATTGTGGCCAATGAAATCGCAAAGCAACTTAACATTCCTTCATATATTGTTGACCCTGTAGTTGTTGATGAAATGCATGAACTAGCTAAAATTTCAGGATTTGCAGATTTTGAACGTAAAAGTATCTTTCACGCTCTTAATCAAAAAGCGGTAGCAAGAAGAGTAGCCAAAGATAAAGGGCGAGCTTATGAAGATTTGCGTCTGATTGTCGTTCATATGGGTGGTGGGATTACCGTTGGTGCCCATGAGAATGGCCGAGTCATTGACGTAAATAATGGTTTGCACGGGGAGGGCCCATTTTCTCCTGAACGTGCGGGATCAGTCCCTGCTGGAGACTTAGTCGCAATGTGTTTTAGTGGAGATTACTATTCAGATGAGATAATGAAAAAAATTGTAGGCCAAGGGGGCCTCGTTGGCCATCTCGGAACGAATGATGCTGTTGAAGTTGAAAAACGGATTGCATCAGGTGATGAGAAAGCGGAAAAGGTTTACAACGCAATGGCTTACCAGATTGCCAAGGAGGTGGCTGCTTCTGCTGCTGTTTTACGTGGTGAAATAGACGCCATTGTACTCACTGGTGGACTTGCGTATGGAAAAGACTTTGTCCATAAGATTATCGAACGGGTACATTGGATTGCTAACGTGGTCGTAAAACCTGGTGAAAATGAGCTACAAGCTCTTGCAGAAGGAGCACTGCGAGTATTAAGAGAAGAAGAAACGCCGAAAGTATACGCAGAAGATCAAGTGAAATCATCTGTAGAATTTAGCAATTAAAGGGAGGTCCACATGTCTCAAGAATATGATTTGGTTGTTTTAGGCGCCGGAACTGGTGGTTATGTGGCGGCGATCCGAGCTGCCCAACTGGGACTTAAGGTTGCCATAGTAGAGAAGGAAAAAGTAGGAGGAACTTGCTTACACAAAGGGTGTATTCCAAGTAAAGCACTTTTAAGAAGTGCGGAAGTTTATCAAACCGTTAAGAAAAGTGGTGATTTTGGCGTTGAAACCAATAAACCGACGCTTGATTTCAGTCAAGTTCAAAAGCGTAAAGACGGTATTGTAGATCAGCTATATAAAGGTGTTCAACACTTAATGAAAAAAGGAAAAATAGATGTATACGAAGGGCATGGAAGAATTTTGGGCCCGTCTATTTTCTCACCTTCACCGGGTACGATTTCTGTCGAAAATACAAAAGGAACCGAAAATGAAATGCTCGTTCCTAAAAATGTGTTAATTGCAACAGGGAGTCACCCACGGTCATTACCAGGACTTACTTTAAATGAATCGACGATTCTATCTTCAGATGAAGCGCTCAAAATGGAAACCCTGCCATCATCGATCACAATTGTAGGTGGAGGAGTTATTGGTGTGGAATGGGCATCAATGCTCGCTGATTTTGGTGTTGATGTGACGATTTTAGAGTATGCCTCACACGTTCTTCCTTTAGAAGATGAAGACATCTCAAAAGAAATGAAAAGAGCGTTAAAGAAAAAGGGAATTACCATTGTAACCGACGCCCGTGTTATTAGCGATCAGGTGGAAGAAAAAGATGGACAAGTGACGGTTCCGTATGAGCACAAAGGGGAGACGAAATCAGTCTCAACTGAAAAAGTACTTGTTTCAGTCGGGCGAGCAGCTAATGTTGATGATATCGGTTTACAAAACACTGATATTCAAGTTGAGAAAGGGTTCATTTCAGTAAACGAGCATTATCAAACGAAAGAATCCCATATTTACGCAATCGGCGACGTTATTGGTGGCCTACAATTAGCTCACGTAGCCTCACACGAAGGTATTGCAGCAGTTGAACATATGACGGGAGATGATGATGCACAGGCCATTGATCCTGATAATGTCGCAAAATGTACTTACTCATCTCCAGAAGTAGCCAATGTAGGTCTAACAGAAAAAGCAGCGAAAGAGAAAGGGTATGAAGTAAAAACAGGTACTTTTTCTTTTAAAGCAATTGGTAAGGCGCTCGTATACGGAGACACAACTGGCTTTGTTAAGTTTGTATCAGATGCAAAAACAGACGATTTACTTGGAGTACACATGATTGGTCCCCACGTAACAGATATGATTTCTGAAGCAGCTCTGGCTCGAGTTTTAGATGCTGCTCATTGGGAAGTAGCAGAAACGATTCACCCGCACCCAAGTCTTTCAGAGGCAATTGGGGAAGCCGCTTTAGCAGTGGATGGCCGTCAAATCCATGGATAAATAAATAGAAATGGTTGAACGATTAGAAGGAGGGAATACGATGGCAGAACAGCGCCACGAACAATTAGGGTTATCTAACGATGATGTTTTGGAAATGTATGAACAAATGCTTCTCGCTCGTATGATTGACGAGCGCATGTGGCTATTAAACAGAGCGGGGAAAATCCCGTTTGTTATTTCCTGTCAAGGTCAAGAGGGGGCTCAAGTAGGAGCAGCCTTGGCTTTAGATCGGGACAAAGATTACGCATTACCTTATTACCGGGATATGGGAGTCGTCTTAGCCTTCGGTATGACTCCACAAGAATTGATGCTCTCCGGGTTTGCAAAAGCAGAGGATCCAAACTCAGGTGGTCGTCAGATGCCTGGTCACTTTGGACAAAAGAAAAACAATATTGTAACAGGGTCTTCTCCTGTAACAACGCAAGTCCCTCATGCAGTTGGCTTTGCCCTTGCTGCAAAAATGAAAAATGAAGAATTTGTCAGCTTTACAACGTTTGGAGAAGGCTCTTCAAACCAAGGAGACTTCCATGAAGGGATTAACTTTGCAAGTGTTCACGACTTGCCGGTTATTTTCATGTGCGAGAACAACAAATATGCGATTTCAGTACCATACGATAAGCAGTTAAATTGTGAAAAAGTATCAGACCGTGCGGTTGGTTACGGTATTCATGGCGAAACGGTTGACGGAAATGATCCACTTGCCGTTTATGAAGCGGTTAAAAATGCCCGTGAACGCGCAATCCGCGGCGAAGGCCCATCACTTATTGAAACAGTATCCTATCGCCTAACGCCTCATTCAAGTGACGATGATGATAGTGTTTACCGTGAGCGTGAAGAAGTCGAAGAAGCAAAAAAGCTGGATGCGATTTATACTTTTGCGGACTATTTACGCGAAGCAGGCGTGTTAACAGAAGAAAAAGAAGAAGCGCTTAGAGAAAAACTAAGAAAATTGATCGATGAAGCAACAGACTATGCTGAAAAAGCGCCTTATGCCGATGCAAAAACCGCTTACGATCATGTATACGGAGGGGAGTAATACGATGGCTGTCAAATCTTATATTGAAGCAATTACATTAGCCATGAAAGAAGAGATGGAGCGAGACGACAACGTATTCGTATTAGGAGAAGACGTAGGTAGACGTGGAGGGGTTTTCCGCGCCACAAACGGTTTGTATGAGCAATTTGGTGAGTATCGTGCTCTTGATACCCCCTTAGCCGAATCAGCTATCGCGGGTGTGGGAATTGGTGCTGCAATGTATGGCATGCGCCCAATTGCAGAAATGCAGTTTGCTGATTTTATAATGCCTGCTGTAAACCAAATCGTTTCTGAAGCGGCAAAGATTCGTTACCGTTCTAATAATGACTGGAACTGTCCGATTACAATTCGTGCCCCTTATGGTGGCGGCGTACATGGTGCACTTTACCATTCTCAGTCTGTAGAAGCACTGTTTGCAAATGTACCAGGCTTGAAAATTGTCATGCCTTCAACACCACACGATGCCAAAGGACTGTTAAAAGCAGCAATCCGTGATGATGATCCGGTTCTTTTCTTTGAGCATAAAAGAGCTTACCGTTTAATTAAAGGCGAAGTTCCTGAAGACGACTATACACTTCCAATCGGAAAAGCAGATGTGAAGCGTGAAGGAGAAGATATTACCGTCATTACATACGGTTTGTGCGTTCACTTTGCTATGCAAGCAGCTGAAAAACTTGAAAAAGATGGATATAGTGCTCATATCCTCGACCTACGTACGGTTTACCCGTTAGATCGTGAAGCGATTGTAGAAGCAGCGAAGAAAACAGGAAAAGTCCTTCTCTTAACGGAAGACAACAAAGAAGGAAGTATTATGAGTGAAGTGTCTGCCATTATTTCTGAAGAATGCTTGTTTGAACTGGATGCTCCAGTACGCCGCCTATGCGGGCCAGATGTTCCATCTATGCCTTATGCACCGCCAATGGAAAAAGAATTTATGGTTAACCCTGATAAAGTAGAAGCTGAGATGCGTGATTTAGCTGAATTTTAAAATATATAAGGAGGTGCCTGTCTGTGGCAACAAATATTACGATGCCCCAACTCGGGGAAAGTGTAACGGAAGGTACGATTACTAAATGGCTGGTCGGGCCAGGAGATCAAGTAAATAAATACGATCCTATTGCTGAAGTAATGACAGATAAAGTAAATGCGGAAGTTCCTTCTTCGTATACTGGAACGATTGCAGAGCTTATTGCTGATGAAGATGAAACGATCAGTGTTGGTGAAGTTATTTGTACAATGGACGTAGAGGGAGAAGAAGGTGATACGAAAGAAGAGACCTCTGCTTCACCTGCTTCTGAAGCTCCGGAAGAGGAATCTACTCAAAAAACTGGAGGGGAAGACACGTCAGAGAAGAAGCGTTATTCTCCTGCCGTATTAAGAATGGCGCAAGAGCATGATATCGATTTAAACCAAGTGAGTGGGTCTGGACGAGGTGGACGTATTACTCGAAAAGATTTACAAGGCTTAATAGACAGTGGATCTGTGCCAAAACAAGGCCAAGCACCAAAAGAGCCAGCACCGAGCAAGCAGTCAACACCTAAAGAAATGGTTGCTAAAGAAAGCGCTGAAAAAGCGAAGGAAGAGCCGGCTGTTAAAGCACCTCAACAACCGAGTGCTGCTCCAGTTGCTAATGGTCGCGTAGAAGAGATTCCAGTTTCAGGTGTACGTAAAGCGATCGCTCAAAATATGGTGAAATCAAAACACGAAGCACCTCACGCGTGGATGATGGTCGAAGTGGACGTGACAAACCTCGTTGGCTACCGCAACAAAGTGAAAAACAAATTTGCTGATCAAGAAGGTATGAAGCTTACATTTTTACCTTTCTTCGTAAAAGCTGTTGTTGATGGGTTGAAAAAGTATCCGCAAATCAATTCCAGCTGGCAAGGCGATAAGATCATTCGTCACAAAGATGTTCATATTTCCCTTGCAGTTGCAACAGAAGAATCTCTCTTCGTGCCGGTAATTAAGCATGCCGATGAGCAATCAGTGAAGGGCCTAGCAAGACAAATCGATGGCCTGGCGAGTAAAGTTCGGTCAAATCAGTTAAGCCAAGCAGATATGCAAGGCGGAACGTTTACTGTAAATAACACGGGATCATTCGGTTCGGTGTTGTCACAGCCGATCATCAATCACCCGCAAGCAGCAATTCTTTCTGTGGAATCGATCGTGAAGAAGCCGGTCGTATTAGACAACGACGCTATTGCTGTAAGACATATGGTGAATCTCTGTATGTCGCTGGACCACCGTGTATTAGATGGGTTAATCTGTGGTAAGTTTATGGCTGATGTGAAAGCAACATTAGAGAATATGAACGAAGATACGATCAGTCTTTACTAATTAAATTACAACAAAAACTGTCTCAATTATTTGAGGCAGTTTTTTATCGTTTAGGAATTTATATTTGCTTAGGTTGTGGATAACTTTTTAGTAATTGGAGTAACATTTAGCGCAAGCGACAAGCATTACTTCGTGAATAAGCTGCTGATTGTCTCGACGGATAGCAGCGAGGAGGACTGAAAAGAGTCCACCTGTAACTGATTTGAACGATAATTTTACTTATCAAAAAGCACCAAACTTTACGAATACAGCTTTCTTT encodes the following:
- a CDS encoding alpha-ketoacid dehydrogenase subunit beta, which translates into the protein MAVKSYIEAITLAMKEEMERDDNVFVLGEDVGRRGGVFRATNGLYEQFGEYRALDTPLAESAIAGVGIGAAMYGMRPIAEMQFADFIMPAVNQIVSEAAKIRYRSNNDWNCPITIRAPYGGGVHGALYHSQSVEALFANVPGLKIVMPSTPHDAKGLLKAAIRDDDPVLFFEHKRAYRLIKGEVPEDDYTLPIGKADVKREGEDITVITYGLCVHFAMQAAEKLEKDGYSAHILDLRTVYPLDREAIVEAAKKTGKVLLLTEDNKEGSIMSEVSAIISEECLFELDAPVRRLCGPDVPSMPYAPPMEKEFMVNPDKVEAEMRDLAEF
- a CDS encoding dihydrolipoamide acetyltransferase family protein, yielding MATNITMPQLGESVTEGTITKWLVGPGDQVNKYDPIAEVMTDKVNAEVPSSYTGTIAELIADEDETISVGEVICTMDVEGEEGDTKEETSASPASEAPEEESTQKTGGEDTSEKKRYSPAVLRMAQEHDIDLNQVSGSGRGGRITRKDLQGLIDSGSVPKQGQAPKEPAPSKQSTPKEMVAKESAEKAKEEPAVKAPQQPSAAPVANGRVEEIPVSGVRKAIAQNMVKSKHEAPHAWMMVEVDVTNLVGYRNKVKNKFADQEGMKLTFLPFFVKAVVDGLKKYPQINSSWQGDKIIRHKDVHISLAVATEESLFVPVIKHADEQSVKGLARQIDGLASKVRSNQLSQADMQGGTFTVNNTGSFGSVLSQPIINHPQAAILSVESIVKKPVVLDNDAIAVRHMVNLCMSLDHRVLDGLICGKFMADVKATLENMNEDTISLY